In Bacillus marinisedimentorum, the genomic window TGCCGGATGTCCTGCTGATGATTTCATTCAGCGATACGCTCTCCCCGGCTGAAAAAGCGGCAGCAGCCTGCTCGCGTTCAGCATCCGCCGACTTGATGGCCTGAACCACCTTCGCTTCTTCTTTTACAAGCTGATTCAGGGCTTCCATATCGCCTTTCTTGATGATATCCGTTTTCCGATCAGCAAGCTCAACCAGGCTGCGGTGCAGCTTCAGCAGCTTTGCAAGTGACTGGATGAGTGCAATGATGCTATGCGCCAATGGAAACCCTCCTTTTCACAACTATTTTTTAAACCAGAAGTCCACCATTTTCTTAGCGACTAACTGCGGATCGACTTTATACGTACCTGATTCCACCTGCTTCTTGATCGCCTCAACTTTTTCCTGGCGTTCCGCTTCAATTGGTGACTTTTGCTGCATCTGCTGCGCTTCTTTGGAAATTTCGATTTTATCGGTCTGCTTGCTGTTCATTTGTTTGGCTTGCTCCACTTTGTCGAGCTGCTTTTTATATGGGTTTACATTCATATTGCCATATTGATTGCCGTTCACCTTCATGACCCTTCACCTCTTTCGGAATTTCGTTAAGGTCTCTTTTTATTATCGGTCTATCCCTTTCACTTTTTCAGTGACTGCAGGATTATTTATCGACTGAGTAATAAGTAGCGGTTTTTTCTTTCAGCTTGCGGGCCTCTTCCCGTTTTTGTTCCTCACTGTGGTTCATTATATCGTTTCGAAGCGACGTCTTACAATCATCGCACAACTTTCCTTCGCGAATGGTGTTGCCGCACTTCGCACATGGATACCCCAGATTCGGAAACTTTGACAGCTGCAGCCTTCCTTCTTTGATAAACCTGAGAATAAGCTTTTCTTCCACGCCGGTGCTTTCTGTTACCTCTGCAAGTGTCGCCATGCGATTTTCCCGCTTGCGGATGAACTGGTACACCGTTTCAAACTTCTTATCCTCTTCCTTCTTACAAGCAGGGCAAATGTCGCGGTAACTTTTTACAAAAAGGGTGCCGCATTGGACACAGTTTGCTAATTCTCCCATCTTTACTCCTCCAACGTTCGTTATTCTATTCTTTATATCGGCATCTTTTCGGCAAGGTTTAATTTTCTTCATCCGCGTGCGATCGTAATTGAGGAAACTTCTTTTACCCCATGCTCTTTCAGGGTCCTGGCGGCAAAACGGAGAGTCGAGCCGGTCGTATAAATATCATCGATGAGAAGTGCCTTTTCAACTGGCATTCCCCTTTCTTTCATGTAAAACGGATTGGGCTGAGCCATTCTTGCTTTCCGGTCCTTTTTACTCTGCTTCTCACCATGTTTCCGTTCAAGCAGATGAAAAACAGGGTGGCCGATATGTGCAGCAATGGCCTCAGCCTGGTTGAATCCGCGTTCATAGAGACGTTCGGCGCTAAGCGGAATTGGCACCAACACGTGTTGATCAAACGTTTGTTTAACGTTTCTTTTAAGTGGAGAGGAGAAGATTCCCCTCAATTGATAATCACCTCTGTACTTGAAGCGGGCCATGATTTCCTTCAATCCGTCGTTATAATGAAAAAGAGATA contains:
- a CDS encoding ComF family protein — its product is MSHCLWCHQPIDSAFTWVSFIKKGDDPLCEICAALLKPISRDNPCMICGRDLNLLDAAYFEKDRCIDCIRWEEQPEWAGILTRNVSLFHYNDGLKEIMARFKYRGDYQLRGIFSSPLKRNVKQTFDQHVLVPIPLSAERLYERGFNQAEAIAAHIGHPVFHLLERKHGEKQSKKDRKARMAQPNPFYMKERGMPVEKALLIDDIYTTGSTLRFAARTLKEHGVKEVSSITIARG
- the flgM gene encoding flagellar biosynthesis anti-sigma factor FlgM, with protein sequence MKVNGNQYGNMNVNPYKKQLDKVEQAKQMNSKQTDKIEISKEAQQMQQKSPIEAERQEKVEAIKKQVESGTYKVDPQLVAKKMVDFWFKK
- a CDS encoding TIGR03826 family flagellar region protein, translated to MGELANCVQCGTLFVKSYRDICPACKKEEDKKFETVYQFIRKRENRMATLAEVTESTGVEEKLILRFIKEGRLQLSKFPNLGYPCAKCGNTIREGKLCDDCKTSLRNDIMNHSEEQKREEARKLKEKTATYYSVDK
- a CDS encoding flagellar protein FlgN; the protein is MAHSIIALIQSLAKLLKLHRSLVELADRKTDIIKKGDMEALNQLVKEEAKVVQAIKSADAEREQAAAAFSAGESVSLNEIISRTSGREREQLEGLQTALTETLQTLKLKNDLNQELVQSSLDYVHLSLDLMRPEPEQVVYGRPNSKPQQKSQSGRSIFDSKA